The uncultured Hyphomonas sp. genome includes a window with the following:
- a CDS encoding MaoC family dehydratase: protein MRYYEDLVIGTVTKSNLTYDVTREEVIEFAGKYDPQPFHLDDDAAAKTHFGRLSASGWHTAAMAMRMMVEGWSEQEPTASLGSPGVDELRWRKPVYPGDTLSVESKLIGKRRMKSRPEMGLMKTEQTVYNQNGEIVMSMVSNGLIQVRNPESDAE, encoded by the coding sequence ATGCGCTACTATGAAGACCTGGTGATCGGCACGGTCACGAAATCGAACCTGACCTATGACGTCACCCGTGAGGAAGTAATCGAATTTGCAGGTAAGTACGACCCGCAGCCTTTTCATCTGGACGACGACGCAGCGGCGAAGACACATTTCGGGCGTCTCTCTGCGTCCGGCTGGCATACAGCCGCCATGGCAATGCGCATGATGGTGGAGGGCTGGAGCGAACAGGAGCCGACTGCGTCTCTTGGTTCCCCCGGCGTCGATGAGCTGCGCTGGCGTAAACCGGTCTACCCGGGCGACACGCTAAGCGTGGAATCCAAGCTGATCGGTAAGCGCCGGATGAAGAGCCGTCCTGAGATGGGCCTGATGAAGACCGAGCAGACGGTCTACAATCAGAACGGCGAGATTGTCATGAGCATGGTGTCGAACGGCCTGATCCAGGTCCGCAATCCGGAAAGCGATGCCGAATAG
- a CDS encoding fatty acid desaturase family protein, whose amino-acid sequence MTNQLKLSDVLTKDELRELRQKSNLRALATLSWNWALIAAAFAVAIIWPNPLTILAGIIILGGRQLGLGIINHDCAHHAFFKSPKVDEFVGHYLVGAPMNISLPAYRAYHLKHHKFAGTPEDPDIVFVKNYPVSKESLRRKFVRDFTGRTGGRDTLRKIRNFRLSRNWPWMTFHILLLGTLTLAGAPWAYLMWWAAELFVYPAIVRLRQIGEHGTAKDRTQLDPRLNTGTTTAPFWQRVLIAPNDVNYHLEHHMFASIPPYRLKRLHQLLASRGYYDGFECISKDYFDVLHRAVRRDDKPAMVPAE is encoded by the coding sequence GTGACAAACCAGCTCAAACTATCGGATGTCCTGACGAAAGACGAGTTGCGCGAATTGCGCCAGAAGTCGAACCTCAGGGCGTTGGCAACTCTGAGCTGGAACTGGGCCCTGATCGCTGCGGCATTTGCCGTGGCGATCATCTGGCCGAACCCGCTGACCATTCTGGCAGGCATCATCATTCTTGGCGGGCGACAGCTGGGCCTCGGCATCATCAATCATGACTGCGCCCACCATGCTTTCTTCAAGAGCCCGAAAGTGGACGAGTTTGTCGGCCATTATCTGGTCGGCGCGCCGATGAACATCTCTTTGCCAGCCTACCGCGCCTATCACCTGAAGCATCACAAATTTGCCGGCACGCCGGAGGATCCGGACATCGTGTTCGTGAAAAACTACCCGGTCTCCAAAGAAAGCCTGCGCCGGAAATTCGTGCGGGATTTCACCGGTCGTACCGGGGGTCGCGACACTCTGCGGAAGATCCGGAATTTTCGCCTTTCCCGCAACTGGCCGTGGATGACGTTCCACATTCTGCTGTTGGGGACGTTAACGCTGGCAGGGGCGCCGTGGGCGTATTTGATGTGGTGGGCAGCGGAACTGTTCGTCTACCCGGCGATTGTGCGCCTGCGTCAGATTGGCGAGCACGGAACCGCCAAAGACCGGACCCAGCTGGACCCGCGCCTCAACACAGGCACCACAACCGCTCCATTCTGGCAGCGTGTCCTGATTGCCCCGAACGATGTGAACTACCACCTGGAGCATCACATGTTCGCGTCGATTCCGCCTTACCGGCTGAAGCGGTTACACCAATTGCTGGCGTCACGCGGTTACTATGATGGCTTCGAGTGCATCTCGAAAGATTACTTCGATGTGCTCCACCGGGCGGTGCGCCGCGATGACAAGCCGGCAATGGTGCCCGCTGAATAA
- a CDS encoding MFS transporter, with protein MSDNPAPAPFSIPLYRRIWVASVASQFGSLIQSVGAAWLMVELGGTKTQIALVQASVTLPIMILALLSGAIADNYPRRLVMLVCQSWMFILSVALCVFAWFGHLTPWALLGFTFLIGCGTAMNAPSWQATVGDIVPRGTIAGAVAMNSMGFNMARTAGPALGGAIVAAFGAAAAFTVNAFSYLGIIWVLFSWRPEKPTRPTLREDLGTAMMAGVRYVLLSPPIRRVMFRSALFGLAAASVPSLMPLVASHLVGGSAITFGILSGSFGIGAVMGALSNRPVRARLTNESTLRLTVVAMIAGAVIIALSSWLLVTVGGLVLFGWGWLLAMATMNVTVQMSAPRWVVGRALSLYQMCVFGMMAAGSWMSGWLAEHQGISNAILIMAGIQAFGLCVGFFLRLPEVQDLNLELVGRWKVPDVEVPVEPRAGPVHIAVHYRIREEDVPRFLAAMNESRRVRLRDGARNWALARDLSDPDVWIEKYRFGRWMDYVLHNERRTHADRDSLIILHTLHQGSWPPPIVRMLERQVTGVTIDPGLSTETTNDPTRSG; from the coding sequence ATGTCAGACAATCCCGCCCCGGCCCCCTTTTCCATCCCCCTTTACAGGCGGATCTGGGTGGCCAGTGTCGCCTCTCAGTTTGGCAGCCTGATCCAGAGCGTCGGCGCCGCATGGTTGATGGTCGAACTGGGTGGAACCAAAACGCAGATTGCCCTCGTTCAGGCATCGGTCACCCTGCCCATCATGATCCTGGCGCTGCTGTCCGGCGCCATCGCAGACAATTACCCCCGCCGTCTTGTCATGCTGGTCTGCCAGAGCTGGATGTTCATCCTGTCTGTCGCCCTGTGTGTGTTTGCCTGGTTCGGGCACCTCACGCCCTGGGCGCTGCTCGGCTTCACCTTCCTGATCGGCTGCGGGACTGCGATGAACGCCCCATCATGGCAGGCCACGGTGGGCGACATCGTCCCGCGCGGCACGATTGCCGGCGCGGTGGCGATGAATTCCATGGGCTTCAACATGGCCCGCACAGCCGGTCCGGCTCTCGGCGGCGCGATTGTTGCCGCATTCGGGGCCGCCGCCGCATTCACGGTCAATGCCTTCAGCTATCTCGGGATCATCTGGGTCCTGTTCAGCTGGCGCCCGGAAAAGCCGACGCGGCCGACGCTACGCGAAGATCTCGGCACAGCCATGATGGCCGGCGTCCGCTATGTCCTGTTGTCGCCGCCAATCCGGCGCGTCATGTTCAGATCGGCCCTGTTCGGCCTCGCCGCGGCCAGCGTGCCGTCGCTCATGCCACTGGTTGCGAGCCACCTTGTCGGCGGCAGCGCGATAACGTTCGGCATCCTGTCCGGCTCCTTCGGTATTGGCGCCGTGATGGGCGCCCTCTCAAACCGGCCGGTGCGCGCACGCCTGACAAATGAGTCTACACTGCGCCTGACCGTTGTCGCGATGATTGCCGGGGCGGTCATTATTGCGCTCAGCTCCTGGCTACTGGTCACCGTGGGCGGCCTTGTCCTGTTCGGCTGGGGATGGCTGCTTGCCATGGCGACCATGAATGTGACGGTGCAGATGTCCGCGCCGCGCTGGGTGGTCGGGCGGGCCCTGTCTCTCTACCAGATGTGTGTATTCGGCATGATGGCTGCCGGAAGCTGGATGAGCGGTTGGCTCGCAGAGCATCAGGGCATTTCGAACGCGATCCTGATCATGGCAGGCATCCAGGCCTTTGGCCTTTGCGTGGGTTTTTTCCTGCGATTGCCCGAAGTGCAGGATCTGAACCTGGAACTGGTCGGGCGCTGGAAAGTGCCAGACGTTGAAGTGCCGGTGGAACCGCGCGCTGGCCCCGTCCACATCGCCGTTCATTATCGCATCCGGGAGGAAGACGTGCCCCGTTTCCTGGCCGCCATGAATGAAAGCCGCCGCGTCAGGCTGCGCGATGGGGCACGCAACTGGGCCCTCGCCCGAGACCTAAGTGATCCTGATGTATGGATCGAGAAATACCGGTTTGGCCGCTGGATGGACTATGTGCTCCACAATGAGCGGCGCACGCATGCCGACCGGGACAGTCTCATCATCCTGCACACATTGCATCAGGGGAGCTGGCCGCCCCCGATCGTCCGGATGCTGGAGCGTCAGGTCACCGGCGTCACGATCGACCCTGGCTTATCGACCGAAACCACCAATGACCCGACCCGCAGTGGCTGA
- a CDS encoding cytochrome c has product MFQRHTGFLVAGLMTSLTLLAACNTTTAPEAEESAAMAPQIEENSDSFAYDSKVKVGRLIAETRCSSCHAIGPTGNSPHQDAKPFRQLSENYPVRNLEEALAEGIVVGHPDMPMFVLSPYEIDALLTYLESIQEPHPA; this is encoded by the coding sequence ATGTTTCAGCGACATACCGGATTTCTTGTTGCCGGGCTTATGACGAGCCTCACACTTCTGGCGGCGTGTAATACGACCACGGCACCGGAAGCCGAAGAGTCCGCCGCAATGGCGCCCCAAATAGAGGAAAACAGCGATTCATTCGCCTATGATAGCAAGGTGAAAGTCGGCAGGTTGATCGCGGAAACGCGGTGTTCCTCCTGCCACGCTATCGGGCCGACCGGTAACAGTCCCCACCAGGATGCCAAACCCTTCCGGCAATTGTCTGAAAACTACCCGGTGCGCAACCTTGAAGAAGCGCTCGCGGAAGGCATCGTCGTCGGTCACCCCGATATGCCGATGTTCGTGCTGAGCCCTTACGAAATCGATGCGTTGCTGACTTATCTGGAGAGTATTCAGGAGCCGCACCCGGCCTGA
- a CDS encoding adenosylcobalamin-dependent ribonucleoside-diphosphate reductase, translating to MIPLPPPVFPAPVSEDIWRRKYRFANEAGIADTWRRVAQAVASAEPADQALWAEKFYGLLADFRFLPGGRIMANAGTERNATLLNCFVMGVLDDSIDGLFTALRESAITLQAGGGIGLDYSPIRPAGTAALRTGNIASGPVSFMRLWDTMCETMTADRARHGAMMAVLRCDHPDIESFIDAKSVAGALSHFNLSVLVTDELIRAVDADAEWPLMFGGQVIRTLRARDLWDRMLRAAYESGEPGVLFIDRINRESNLGYAETIHACNPCGEVPLPPYGACDLGSINLTRFVSRPFSSKAVFDFASVASTAHLAARFLDNVLDLSHFPLPAQAEQARSARRIGLGITGLADALIMLGLDYDSNAGREFTARLLGTMRNAAYESSVELAEEKGSFPLFDAAAFLDRPFTCRLPEEIRASIRRKGIRNSHLLAIAPTGSISLLAGNVSAGIEPVYAASVNRRVKRLDGGDDMMELEDFAVRVWREGERDQLPPAFITAAELSAEAHLAMQATAQDFVDNAISKTINADSSLRYEAFSQVYRQAYDLGLKGCTVYRQGSRGEDVLTPVEAGRLCLSDRC from the coding sequence ATGATACCGTTGCCGCCTCCCGTTTTTCCTGCGCCAGTATCTGAAGACATATGGCGACGGAAATACCGGTTCGCAAATGAAGCCGGGATTGCTGATACCTGGCGCCGGGTGGCCCAGGCCGTTGCCTCCGCTGAACCTGCAGACCAGGCTTTGTGGGCAGAAAAGTTTTATGGCCTGCTGGCAGATTTCCGCTTTTTGCCGGGTGGCCGGATTATGGCCAATGCGGGGACAGAGCGTAATGCAACCCTGCTGAATTGCTTCGTTATGGGCGTCTTGGATGACTCCATCGACGGTCTGTTTACGGCCTTGCGGGAGAGCGCCATCACCCTGCAGGCGGGCGGCGGTATCGGGCTCGACTATTCACCTATAAGGCCAGCGGGGACTGCGGCTTTACGCACTGGAAATATTGCCAGCGGTCCTGTCTCCTTCATGCGTTTGTGGGATACAATGTGCGAGACCATGACCGCAGACCGCGCACGCCATGGGGCAATGATGGCCGTCCTGCGCTGCGACCACCCGGATATCGAATCCTTCATCGACGCAAAATCGGTTGCCGGTGCGCTTTCGCACTTCAATCTTTCCGTTCTTGTGACGGACGAACTCATCCGGGCTGTGGATGCCGATGCGGAATGGCCACTGATGTTTGGAGGGCAGGTGATCCGGACCCTGAGGGCGCGTGACCTTTGGGACCGGATGCTTCGCGCTGCATACGAGAGCGGCGAGCCGGGCGTCCTGTTCATCGATCGCATAAACCGGGAAAGCAATCTCGGTTATGCGGAAACGATCCACGCCTGTAATCCCTGTGGTGAGGTGCCGTTGCCGCCTTACGGGGCGTGTGACTTAGGCTCTATCAATCTGACGCGTTTTGTCAGTCGCCCGTTTTCCAGCAAGGCCGTGTTTGACTTTGCGTCTGTTGCGAGCACCGCGCACCTGGCTGCGCGCTTCCTGGACAATGTGCTGGACCTCTCGCACTTCCCATTGCCGGCCCAGGCTGAGCAGGCGCGTTCCGCCCGCCGTATCGGGCTGGGTATAACGGGGCTGGCAGATGCGCTGATCATGCTGGGGCTGGACTATGACAGCAATGCCGGGCGGGAATTTACGGCCCGGTTGTTGGGAACCATGCGGAATGCCGCTTATGAAAGTTCTGTGGAGCTGGCGGAAGAAAAGGGCAGCTTTCCTCTTTTCGATGCGGCCGCCTTCCTGGACCGTCCGTTTACGTGTCGATTGCCGGAAGAGATAAGAGCTTCGATCCGACGGAAAGGGATCCGGAACAGCCATTTGCTGGCCATCGCGCCGACCGGGTCGATCAGCCTTCTGGCGGGGAATGTTTCTGCGGGCATCGAGCCGGTTTATGCCGCGTCGGTCAATCGGCGTGTGAAACGCCTGGATGGCGGAGACGATATGATGGAACTCGAAGATTTTGCTGTCCGGGTCTGGCGGGAAGGCGAGCGAGACCAGCTTCCGCCTGCTTTCATCACCGCTGCGGAGCTCTCCGCTGAGGCGCACCTGGCCATGCAGGCAACGGCGCAGGACTTTGTGGATAACGCGATTTCCAAGACGATCAATGCCGATTCCAGCCTGCGATATGAGGCTTTCAGCCAAGTCTATCGCCAGGCGTACGATCTCGGTCTGAAAGGGTGCACGGTTTACCGTCAGGGCAGTCGCGGGGAAGACGTGCTCACGCCTGTCGAGGCGGGACGTCTTTGCCTTTCGGATAGGTGTTGA
- a CDS encoding DUF3775 domain-containing protein, with translation MKKVIQGDRAFDLTIDPDVAYRIAVLAQSYQGEGIMPMEEDDVVDSDRGDDPITDLDAIADEAEEPHEDVLDDELEGLIRGLNVDAKHDLLALIWVGRGDYEARDWASARRAAREAEPFNVIDYLEELQMGSDYIENALEAMGYPPPDELS, from the coding sequence ATGAAAAAAGTCATTCAGGGGGATCGTGCCTTCGATCTGACGATCGATCCGGATGTTGCCTATCGTATCGCCGTTCTGGCTCAGTCCTATCAGGGCGAAGGCATTATGCCGATGGAAGAGGACGACGTGGTCGACAGTGATCGCGGCGATGATCCGATTACCGATCTTGATGCAATCGCCGATGAGGCGGAGGAGCCTCACGAGGACGTACTGGATGATGAGCTTGAAGGGCTGATCCGCGGGCTCAATGTCGATGCCAAGCATGACCTTCTCGCGCTGATCTGGGTTGGTCGTGGAGACTATGAGGCGAGGGACTGGGCTTCCGCTCGTCGGGCGGCGCGCGAGGCAGAACCGTTCAATGTGATCGATTACCTGGAAGAGCTGCAAATGGGCAGCGACTATATCGAGAATGCACTCGAGGCGATGGGGTATCCGCCGCCGGATGAGTTATCCTGA
- a CDS encoding universal stress protein, with protein MKIKDISVCMASPDGDKVAFDFARTLAQANDAHLSCAAFTVLPPMILGYGDGSAGEVYASILQQTRDTMSGAWSKFEKSLGQQSPAVEMRHFEAFPNRVEALSAMNARHADIVVVRAPGKSDEQPHADLLEGVLLGGGRPVLIVPEEWSGTTVGQRAMIAWDASREATRAMHDSLLLMDDDAKVCVATVDAKPGDTGHGAGPAWDVGAHLSRHVGGVEVRNEDSIGRSTAEALMDVAASFDADLIVMGGYRHSRLQQAFLPGVTRTLLREAKVPLLLSH; from the coding sequence GTGAAGATCAAGGATATCAGCGTCTGTATGGCCTCGCCGGATGGTGACAAGGTTGCATTCGATTTCGCCAGAACGCTCGCACAGGCAAATGATGCACACTTAAGCTGTGCCGCATTTACCGTTCTTCCGCCCATGATCCTTGGCTATGGAGACGGATCTGCAGGAGAAGTTTACGCTTCGATCCTCCAGCAGACCCGGGACACGATGTCCGGCGCCTGGAGCAAATTCGAAAAGAGTTTGGGCCAGCAGTCGCCAGCGGTCGAGATGCGCCATTTCGAGGCATTCCCGAACCGCGTTGAGGCCTTATCGGCCATGAATGCGCGTCACGCAGATATCGTGGTTGTCCGCGCACCCGGCAAATCCGACGAGCAACCGCATGCCGATCTGCTGGAAGGCGTGCTGCTTGGCGGTGGCCGGCCGGTGCTGATCGTACCGGAGGAATGGTCCGGCACGACGGTTGGACAGCGGGCCATGATCGCCTGGGATGCAAGCCGGGAAGCGACGCGCGCCATGCACGACAGTCTTCTCCTGATGGATGATGATGCCAAGGTGTGTGTGGCCACGGTCGACGCCAAGCCCGGAGACACCGGTCACGGAGCAGGACCTGCCTGGGATGTCGGCGCGCACCTGTCCCGTCATGTCGGAGGCGTAGAAGTCAGGAATGAAGACAGCATCGGCCGTTCGACCGCCGAAGCCCTGATGGATGTTGCCGCGTCCTTCGATGCAGACCTCATTGTTATGGGTGGGTACCGCCATTCCCGCCTGCAACAGGCATTCCTTCCGGGCGTGACCCGCACGCTGCTGCGCGAGGCGAAAGTGCCTCTGCTGCTGTCGCATTGA
- a CDS encoding ABC transporter ATP-binding protein, which translates to MSASKPDKQTSCQTDILMEGRGLERTFVTGEVAVHALRGVDISLKRGELVVLLGHSGSGKSALLNILGGLDRATAGTLHFDGHDLTHASDDELTRYRRRSVGFVFQFYNLVAGLTAKENVSLVTEIAKSPMKPEEALGLVDLGDRIEHFPAQLSGGEQQRVAVARAIAKRPQILFCDEPTGALDSQTGIRVLEALDRVNRELSTTMLIITHNVGIGDIADRVLRMQDGLIIEETAPKRRLKPSEISW; encoded by the coding sequence ATGTCTGCTTCGAAACCCGACAAACAGACCTCCTGCCAAACCGACATTTTGATGGAAGGTCGCGGTTTGGAGCGAACCTTCGTGACAGGCGAAGTGGCTGTCCACGCTTTACGCGGCGTCGATATTTCCCTGAAACGCGGTGAACTGGTTGTGCTGCTCGGCCATTCCGGCAGCGGCAAGTCCGCCCTGCTTAACATACTTGGCGGGCTGGACCGGGCGACCGCCGGCACACTACATTTCGACGGACATGACCTGACACATGCAAGTGATGATGAGCTGACGCGTTACCGCCGACGCTCGGTCGGATTTGTATTCCAGTTCTACAATCTCGTCGCCGGGCTGACCGCGAAAGAAAACGTGTCACTGGTCACAGAAATCGCGAAAAGCCCGATGAAACCGGAAGAAGCGCTTGGACTGGTGGATCTGGGAGACAGGATCGAGCATTTCCCCGCTCAGCTTTCTGGCGGCGAACAGCAACGGGTGGCCGTGGCAAGAGCCATCGCGAAACGCCCGCAGATCCTCTTCTGCGATGAGCCGACCGGCGCTCTGGACAGCCAGACCGGCATTCGCGTGCTTGAAGCACTGGACCGGGTAAATCGCGAACTTTCCACGACCATGCTGATTATCACCCACAATGTCGGAATTGGCGACATCGCCGACAGGGTCCTGCGCATGCAGGATGGGCTGATTATTGAGGAAACGGCTCCGAAACGCAGACTGAAGCCCTCGGAGATTTCCTGGTGA